A section of the candidate division WOR-3 bacterium genome encodes:
- a CDS encoding ferredoxin yields MKVYIDEELCTGCELCVTSCPDIFEMKGDVASVKVDVVPEAAEADVRQAAEDCPVNAIKVEE; encoded by the coding sequence ATGAAGGTATACATAGATGAGGAGCTCTGCACGGGTTGCGAGTTATGTGTCACCTCCTGCCCGGATATATTTGAGATGAAAGGCGATGTGGCTAGTGTAAAGGTTGATGTTGTCCCCGAAGCCGCCGAAGCGGATGTCCGGCAAGCAGCGGAAGATTGTCCGGTTAACGCGATAAAGGTTGAAGAGTAA